The genome window ACAGTTTCACGGGGGTTCATAGCGGAGGAAGGTATGTTAAGCTTGTTCTAGACTTAAATTTTGATCAGACATCCCAGACGGATCTAGCGTGGGGGAGAGTCCAAGAAACAACCATGTAGTAGGCGTTTACGATTCGAAGTGGTTGCAGTTCAGCGATTCTAAACTGCGCCGACCGTCCAAGCTCTAAGAAACCCCTTCCAGTCCACGCTTCGAGAAGTTGGCTGTCTTCAAGCCGGATATGAATCACCTGACGAATGGGTCGTCCATCTTTCAATGGGGATGGGATCTTACGAAGCGTTAAATTGTCGTCCATGTTTGGAATCTCCTCCGGGCTCGCCTTACGTTCAATGGATACAGAAGCTTTCATCAATGTTTCACCTCTCCTTTGCACCGTGCCGGTGACCGTGTGACCGTCTTTCACGATCCTCGGATGAGGATAATCCGCCATCATCTCAGGCCACCCATACATTTCCCTATTCGCCAGCACTACTTCTTCAGGGCACCCGAAAACATACGGCGCATAGAAGCCGAGTTGACCTTTATACCTCGCCCGGAGAAAAATATAACCTTCATGGAAAGCCGCGCCGGAGGCGATCTGCGCGTCTTGAATAACCGCGAAAACCGTTCCTGGCTGAAATTCCAAGGGTTCCGGTAACTCCTCCTCCACGCGTTCATGTGACGTCTCAAACTCGATCAGGATCGTTTCAGCGTTCCTAAACGGATAGGGAGGCGGAAAATAGGCGGGACTTCCAAGAGGATTAGTAAACCCCTCTTCAAACCTCTTCACCGCGAACACCAGCCGGACCAATCCATAAAATTAATGGATTTCCCATTTATAAATAAGCGAAGAGGCAAACATTAACGTTCGTCGACCAATCGCGATGAAACTGGTTTAATCACCGCCCACAACGATGCCTCTTAAGTTGAAGAAAGGTTTAAAAATAAGAGTCGTTAAAAGCCAACCAGGGATCTGATCTAAACGTAGATCTAGATCACCCAAGGTGATGAGGCTCACCTTAACCGCTTGACGATGCGTCAGGCTAATAGCTTCTACCCATTTCAGCGGAGCATGACAGCCATGGACCTAAACACCACTCGCCTCCCACCTTCTGTGGTTGTTACTCGTCCAGTATCGGCGTCGGAAACCTCCAAATCGACGACTCGTATGGAAATGGAGAAACCCGTTTGGGAAACCTATGAACGTGAATCTAAGTTTGGCGAATGGATCCGAGTGGATAAAGTCGTCCGCTATGTATTCATCAGGCAGAACGCGGATGGAGGATACTCGTTTGCTCAAGGAGGAGATTCCTCGGTTGAAGACACCTATTACGGCGTCAGGATACTAGGGATGCTGGGTGTGAAACCGCTTAACAAGGATCGCACGGTTGCCTTCTTGAAGAGGATGCAGCATGGGGACGGAAGCTATGACTCTGTGAAAGTGGCCTACTACGCAGTGAAGACGTTGAAGGAGTTAGGATCGAAGCCTGAAAGAGACGTCAAGAAATTCGTTTACTCCATGAGGCGGCGAGATGGAGGATATGGAAGTCGTGAGGTGGATGTTGAAACCTCATCGGAGCTTGAAACCACTTACATCGCGCTTAAACTGTTAAAGCTTTTGGAGGCTCCTCTGAAACCAACTACAACGAAATTTATTTTAAGCTTGAAGAATCCTGATGGAAGCTTCGGACACCGCGGATACTCTCGCCTCGCATCCACCTATCATGCGTTGGCGTGTCTAAAGCTCCTCGAATTCAACGGAAAATTCGAAGACACTCTTAGGTGGATTCTAGGATGCGAAAATCCCAAGGGCGGATTCGCTCGAAGCCCAGAGGTTCACGACCCTTACTTCGTCGTCGACGACCTCTACTACGCGGTTAAAGCGTTAGAAATCCTCGGCGAACCTGCACGCTACCCAGTCCAACATTTGCGTTTAATCGGTAAATTCCAGAATCGAAATGGCGGATTTCGACGATCCATCTTCATAGGAATCTCCACGTTCGAATCTACCTACTATGCACTCTCCTCACTTAAAACACTCTTGACGTGGATGTAATTGAGCGATATTAAAAAAGACATCCTAACGATTAAGATTGACGAAGCAGTTAAAATGAATTATGAGTGTCCTTTTTGCTGGCTCTTAGAAAGGAGCGAAACAAGATATCTTGAAACGTTTTATTCTGAATATGTGAAGGATTCCTGGTATAGAGGTAAAGTCATCCGCTCACGCGGATTCTGCCGATACCATTTCTATCGCATGTTAGATTACGCTCTTAAACATTTTGAGAAGCTTGGATTGGCGCTGGTGCTTGAAAATATAGCGGAGGCGCGATTCAAAGATCTGAAAGAATTATGCTTTGTTAGTCGTGACCTACCTCAGCTTAAATTGAAGGGGTCGCTGAGTCTTTTTACAAATAGTGGATCAAAGGATAGGACAAAAGCGGTAGCTAGATTCATGCTCCGCGTAAAATCGATGCTCAAAGATGGGAGTGTAGCTTGCCCTGCCTGCGATTATATGGAAGAAGACGATAAGATTAACGTGGATACGCTTGCCTTCATGCTCACTACAAACACAAGTTTTCTGAAGAGATTCGAGGAAGGTAAAGGACTATGTCTACCTCATCTTCTCAGGCTGTTTGAATCTCTGAAAGCGTCATCTAAAATGGCCGTTCCCTCTTTAGCTGAGAAACTACTTTCGCTGGAACTGAAGAATTTCAGCCGTCTTGCCTCCGAACTCAAAGAGATTATCAGAAAACATGATTACCGGTTCCATGATGAGCCTTGGGGGTCTGAAATAGACGCGGTGGAAAGAACAGTCCTTAAGCTTATCGGATCATATCAATTGGGCTTTATCCACGAAAAAGGAAGGTTGGAAGATTTGAACAGAACTACAAGTTTTGAGGGTTGAAAATGTGGGAAAAACTGAGCAGAATTCAATTCATTAAGACTCTAGACAGGGGAGAATGCCCAATCTGTAAACGGATAGAGGAGACTGAGAGCACGTATCTTGAGGAAATCCTCATGGAATTAGTAGATGACGTGAAGTTCCGAGAGAAGTTGAAGAGCTCTCGTGGTCTTTGCTTACAACACTTCAAAAAAATGCTTCTATTGGTTCAGAAAAGGCCGGAACTTGACGGGATCGGCGTATCAGACATCCTCAGAGATTTAGTTGAAGCCGAGATTCAAGATCTGCGTGAGGTTGAGAGAAAGCTTGCTGAAATACGGTTGAAGACATCGATGCCTATGGATGAGGAATGGAGTAGAATTCTGAGAGCTTTAAAAAAGTTGTTTGGAAGAATTTGAAACCCAATCATATCGAGGCTCCCTAACGACTCTCCACGCCTTGAAACATTTAACTTAAAGCATAAGGGGATAGCGGGTTTAACCGAGCTTTACAGTATTCCTCTGTAAAGATCAAAATAAGTTAACAGCATCCAACTGACTCTATCCTACTCGATGGATGAGTAGGTTGGGTTTTGAGAGAAAACCATCTCGCAAGCTTTGAAGAGAACGTTGCTGGCGATGGCTTTCGATGAAGAAACTTATTGTTCCGCTCCTGGAGGGGGGCGTTCTCCCAACGTGACCTCGACGTTTATTTCGCCTCCATTTCTTAGAATTGTTAGAGAAACAACGTCGCTGGGAGACTTATTATACTCTATATACAGTAGTATGTCCTCTAGTCCTCTGACGGGTTTATCGTCGACGCCTATGATGATGTCTCCTCCCACCGGGATCTTAACGCCTCCTATAGTTTGAACCTCGCTTCCCCCCTTCAACCCAACTTTTTCAGCTGGGCTACCAGGTAGAACCTCGGTTACGAGGAAGCCACGGGGCTCTTCGAGGCCTAAGGCTTCAGCGATATCAGCGGTTACGTCAACACCTTGGACGCCCAGCCATGGGTGGGCATAGGTTCCCTTCTCTATGAGGGAGGTGACGACCCTTCTAACTAAGTTGGATGGGATGGCGAAGCCTATGCCTGAAAACTCCCCTGTGAAGGACGCTATGGCCGTGTTTACGCCGATCACCTCGCCTTGAAGGTTAAGCAACGGCCCCCCGGAGTTTCCGGGGTTTATGGCGGCGTCGGTTTGCACAACGCCAACTATCAAATATCCTCCAGGTGCCCTCAACGCCCTCCCTGTTTGGCTTACAATGCCCTCAGTCATGGTTCCGCTTAACCCATAGGGGTTTCCGATC of Candidatus Bathyarchaeia archaeon contains these proteins:
- a CDS encoding acetoacetate decarboxylase family protein; translated protein: MVRLVFAVKRFEEGFTNPLGSPAYFPPPYPFRNAETILIEFETSHERVEEELPEPLEFQPGTVFAVIQDAQIASGAAFHEGYIFLRARYKGQLGFYAPYVFGCPEEVVLANREMYGWPEMMADYPHPRIVKDGHTVTGTVQRRGETLMKASVSIERKASPEEIPNMDDNLTLRKIPSPLKDGRPIRQVIHIRLEDSQLLEAWTGRGFLELGRSAQFRIAELQPLRIVNAYYMVVSWTLPHARSVWDV
- a CDS encoding prenyltransferase/squalene oxidase repeat-containing protein, with amino-acid sequence MRQANSFYPFQRSMTAMDLNTTRLPPSVVVTRPVSASETSKSTTRMEMEKPVWETYERESKFGEWIRVDKVVRYVFIRQNADGGYSFAQGGDSSVEDTYYGVRILGMLGVKPLNKDRTVAFLKRMQHGDGSYDSVKVAYYAVKTLKELGSKPERDVKKFVYSMRRRDGGYGSREVDVETSSELETTYIALKLLKLLEAPLKPTTTKFILSLKNPDGSFGHRGYSRLASTYHALACLKLLEFNGKFEDTLRWILGCENPKGGFARSPEVHDPYFVVDDLYYAVKALEILGEPARYPVQHLRLIGKFQNRNGGFRRSIFIGISTFESTYYALSSLKTLLTWM
- a CDS encoding DUF6062 family protein translates to MSDIKKDILTIKIDEAVKMNYECPFCWLLERSETRYLETFYSEYVKDSWYRGKVIRSRGFCRYHFYRMLDYALKHFEKLGLALVLENIAEARFKDLKELCFVSRDLPQLKLKGSLSLFTNSGSKDRTKAVARFMLRVKSMLKDGSVACPACDYMEEDDKINVDTLAFMLTTNTSFLKRFEEGKGLCLPHLLRLFESLKASSKMAVPSLAEKLLSLELKNFSRLASELKEIIRKHDYRFHDEPWGSEIDAVERTVLKLIGSYQLGFIHEKGRLEDLNRTTSFEG
- a CDS encoding DUF6062 family protein — protein: MWEKLSRIQFIKTLDRGECPICKRIEETESTYLEEILMELVDDVKFREKLKSSRGLCLQHFKKMLLLVQKRPELDGIGVSDILRDLVEAEIQDLREVERKLAEIRLKTSMPMDEEWSRILRALKKLFGRI
- a CDS encoding trypsin-like peptidase domain-containing protein, translated to MSSLNLTRPVDGRGRVYIYAAFLLALISLSGFFLYIYQDLQQRNIALREKYEELSLEFTKLSAEIKANASRPAGSLEQLTYNEIYRLTEPSVVKITVYHSTAQGLTPYGEGSGFVYDEEGSIITNAHVVLEADEIEVTSPDGERMKASLTGIDVYSDLAVVKVSSGKNFKPLKLGDSTQLYVGERVLAIGNPYGLSGTMTEGIVSQTGRALRAPGGYLIVGVVQTDAAINPGNSGGPLLNLQGEVIGVNTAIASFTGEFSGIGFAIPSNLVRRVVTSLIEKGTYAHPWLGVQGVDVTADIAEALGLEEPRGFLVTEVLPGSPAEKVGLKGGSEVQTIGGVKIPVGGDIIIGVDDKPVRGLEDILLYIEYNKSPSDVVSLTILRNGGEINVEVTLGERPPPGAEQ